In a genomic window of Phyllostomus discolor isolate MPI-MPIP mPhyDis1 chromosome 5, mPhyDis1.pri.v3, whole genome shotgun sequence:
- the P3R3URF gene encoding PIK3R3 upstream open reading frame protein produces MSQRPQLPWPAASLGMVQFSVPMGPFQLARAPRPRGLRSPNRRPGVGWPRPRFPKMFKCSHRRYRQKLQGPAATTAATNLATMARDINDTHPVSTSVWILPLQG; encoded by the coding sequence ATGTCACAGAGACCTCAACTGCCCTGGCCAGCAGCGTCCTTGGGCATGGTACAGTTCTCTGTGCCCATGGGGCCTTTTCAGCTTGCCCGTGCCCCTCGGCCCCGGGGTTTGCGTTCCCCCAACCGCAGACCAGGTGTGGGCTGGCCTCGGCCCAGGTTTCCCAAGATGTTCAAGTGCAGCCACAGGAGGTACCGGCAGAAACTCCAAGGCCCAGCTGCCACCACTGCAGCCACCAATCTTGCTACCATGGCCAGGGATATCAACGACACCCACCCTGTCTCTACCAGTGTGTGGATCCTTCCACTGCAAGGTTAG
- the TSPAN1 gene encoding tetraspanin-1 gives MQCYSFIKTITILFNFLIFLCGVALLAVGIWVSVDGPSFLKIFGPMSSSAMQFVNVGYFLIAAGAVLFALGFLGCYGAHTENKCALLMFFFILFLIFTAEVAAAVVALVYTTMAEHFLTLVIVPAIEKDYGSQKDFTQVWNSTMEGLKCCGFNNYTDFENSPYFKENNAFPPYCCFDNVVNSTDTEACTKKRAEDKVVQGCFKQLLKSIRTNAVTVGGVAAGIGGLELAAMAVSLYLYCNMK, from the exons ATGCAGTGCTACAGCTTCATTAAGACCATTACGATCctcttcaattttctcatcttt CTGTGTGGTGTGGCCCTGTTGGCAGTGGGGATCTGGGTGTCAGTCGACGGGCCATCCTTCCTGAAGATCTTCGGGCCGATGTCGTCCAGTGCCATGCAGTTTGTCAACGTGGGCTACTTCCTCATTGCAGCTGGTGCTGTGCTCTTTGCCCTTGGTTTCCTGGGCTGCTACGGTGCTCACACAGAGAACAAGTGTGCCCTCCTGATG TTCTTCttcatcctcttcctcatcttcacTGCTGAGGTTGCAGCCGCTGTAGTCGCCTTGGTGTATACCACAATG GCTGAGCACTTCCTGACGCTGGTGATAGTGCCTGCCATTGAGAAAGACTATGGTTCCCAGAAGGACTTCACTCAAGTGTGGAACAGCACCATGGAAGGG CTCAAGTGCTGTGGCTTCAATAACTACACAGACTTTGAGAACTCTCCCTACTTCAAAGAGAACAATGCCTTTCCCCCATACTGTTGCTTTGATAACGTTGTCAACAGCACAGACACGGAAGCTTGCACCAAGAAGAGGGCGGAGGACAAAGTTGTACAG GGTTGCTTCAAGCAGCTTCTGAAAAGCATCCGGACCAATGCAGTCACTGTGGGTGGTGTGGCAGCTGGAATTGGGGGCTTAGAG CTGGCTGCCATGGCTGTGTCCTTGTATCTGTACTGCAATATGAAATAA